The segment TTATTAGCCCATATTTACCAATTGCTTGAGCCGCATATTCTGAGCAGGTTGGATGAAAGCGACAATATCCATATGGGAAAAAATACTTCCAAAAACTGTGGTCAAATGATAGGGTTTTTTGATAAAAACGAATTAAGGCTTGACTAATTATTACTCCAACTGAACTATTATTTCGTTTCATAGAGTCTTTTTAAAGATTTTTTGCAGACTAGTTAATATATCAGCCTTAAAATCTTTATACAAAGCAAGATTGGATTTAGGTAAGCACGAAATCACAAGATCAGTTGAGGGGGTTAGTTGGGGCATTACGTCACTAATTATTTTACGAACCCTTCTTCGTATTTTATTACGTATTACAGCTTTTTTACTTATTTTAGTACTGACAATTACAGCACATCGAGTGATGTTTGTTGTTCCAGGACTATATGAAATACGAACAAATTTACCATAAACCGAAAGTCGTGAAGAAAAAACTCGCTCAAACTCCCGAGTTTTTCGAACACGATTACCTTTCGGAAGCATACTATTATGAGGTTAATTTCTTCCTACCTTTTGCTACACGTCGCTTAATAACATCACGACCACTTTTTGTTTGCATTCGCTTACGAAAACCGTGCTTTCTTTTTGCCCGTTTTGCGTTTGGCTGATAAGTTCTT is part of the Candidatus Falkowbacteria bacterium genome and harbors:
- the rnpA gene encoding ribonuclease P protein component, yielding MLPKGNRVRKTREFERVFSSRLSVYGKFVRISYSPGTTNITRCAVIVSTKISKKAVIRNKIRRRVRKIISDVMPQLTPSTDLVISCLPKSNLALYKDFKADILTSLQKIFKKTL
- the rpmH gene encoding 50S ribosomal protein L34, which encodes MPKRTYQPNAKRAKRKHGFRKRMQTKSGRDVIKRRVAKGRKKLTS
- the yidD gene encoding membrane protein insertion efficiency factor YidD, whose amino-acid sequence is MKRNNSSVGVIISQALIRFYQKTLSFDHSFWKYFFPYGYCRFHPTCSEYAAQAIGKYGLIKGFYKSILRLLRCHPWSRGGHDPVK